In Lolium rigidum isolate FL_2022 chromosome 3, APGP_CSIRO_Lrig_0.1, whole genome shotgun sequence, the genomic window CCGAATGATGCaactattttttatttattttcagaTCATTAGTTTGATATTGTACGAAAGCATTGGCTCCAACAAAACACCGTGGGAGCCTGCTAATAGATTTTTGTACATGTCTATTAATTACTGGTTTGGAGTCAAACATGTTCTCCGGGGTTAGATGGAGTTCTTAACAGCTCTAATAGGATAGGAATCTCCTCGACAGAAAAAGCACACTGCACATTTACTTCTTTTCTGTACTTATGCaattttttctcgctgtccctgaagctatcacaaaaaatattagtACCCTTCCTATTTATGTTTATTGTTGTAGACTATAAAGTGATACATGATGGAATGTGTGATGAATTTAGACAATGCTTCGGAAATTTCTTTCGCACCACGACCTGAAACTAAACGCTTAGCAACAATGTTCTAGATTCTAACAGATTTCACTGCCCAGGAAGATGCAAAAAGGCGAAGGACTAGGATTTTATTAAATATTTAGGGGTCTAAATCTCCCCGTTTAAGTGTTGATATGGTAATTTCCCAGTTTCAATTTTACGTAATAATTCAGCCCGACAATTACTTCAACAAATATAGCACCACGGGTGCGGCGTGGCGCCGCGCAAATGCCTCCTAGTACTAATTAAGTTGGTTTATGTACGTGACATAGGGTGCCGATCATTCCTAGACATGCAACTAAGATTCTGATCCAGAGCCCGCTCGGGTCGTCCCCTCCAGGGCGACTCGGGGCGGAACCCTAACCCCCCACCGCCGCCTTccctcccccctcctcctccctcctcgtcgtcccctgaggctgccgccggcgaagcctggcgcggtcggtgatgggggcggcggggatccgcgCACGGTCCCCTAGGGCGGCGGTAGGAGGCACGCCTCCGCGCCGGGGGGATGATCCCGGAACCAGGCGgttgatggcggcgcggccatctcATCACGTCTTAGCCGCGGCCTCGCCGGGCGGGcgatgatgggggcggcggcgcggccatggaaccatggcggcgcggctctCTCCTCagttcctcgccgcggactcacCGGGCAGGTGgtttgggggcggcggcgcggccctggatcctggcggcgcgatcctctccttccttcctCGCCTCGGCATCTCCGGGCGGGTGGTGATGGGGGCGGATCTCAtgctgctcctcctcaaggtctGGATCACGGCACAAAGGGCGGCAGCCCTggatggcggtgacggcgtcgacctcgtggcaggtggcgggcgtcaggtGCGATGGaggtgcttggaagccggcgatggtgtcgccggtggagggttgggttggccagcccgggatggtcgccgacgtgggggtccgacctgaataaaggcggcggtcctagggcctctcttgcgtgaagaggaggacctaccggaggcctggactcgtgatctggccggagggttgagtttcggaaggctccgccggcgaatgtaacatcgctttgcctggagtttgctggatcggaggtattcggtcgtgcgcacccatgcgtttattccgaccgtttggttctggagggagcggcgcgaagctctttttctgttttgacatcaagtgactatggatccatgatgaaagtcggaaaaaGAGAATTTCTTAAAGGCCGGAGAGCGGTttggaagtgggggcggcaacacagctGAAgcacagagtcctacctttcagggtgaaaacccaaggtctggccttaactgtttgtgcctggcagtgaccttaGTGGATGCATTGTTTTgatagcggggactatcttcagggtgaaaacctaagatatttgatcgggcgacgacggtgtttgagcactgttccctttttgaaggcgtcgttttttggagagtctgtaattcaggtgttgtcatggtggtggatgtaatgctgttgttaggcccgagatactgtagcgggacttttgtttcttagttttcttttccttttttttggatgtgtgcatccgtagtgccattagggtggtgcgttgttgcagacagTGACGGAGCCACACTAGAgcagtgtagtcaattgactacactgtTTTTAGGTTCATAGGCAAGAAATCAtgcaaaaaataattaaaaatcgtATAAATGCAGTATTTGACTACACAAGTTTTAACTGACTACACATGATCTTTgtcgtggctccgccactggttgcagaggctgagtgtaattggtatcttcttgatattaatatatttcctttatcgaaaaatgtacGTGACGTAGATGCAGAGCACGCGCATATCCGACGTACGAATTGGCCAAAGGCGAGCGGCGGCTCATAGCTAGCCACGGCGAGCCTCTTGCCCGTTGACCGCCGTGTTCGTCTTGTAAGGATCCATCGATCCATCGATCGCGGCTTCAGTTCGGTTGATCAGGAGCTAGCTCCCTTCTCCTCTGTCCTCCCGCCGTTGTGTAGGCTGGCGCACACGCTCTGCGTGCCAAAACAAACTGAAAGAGAGGCGTGTGAGCTGGGAGCTGGAGCTGATGACACAAGAAACGCGTTGGCGAAGATGTAAACCCGCAGGGCACCGTCGATGGAATGTGGTCGACGCTGCGGTCTGACGTGTGTGCTTGTTAGTAGAGGTGAAAATCCGGTTCCTTAAACACCGGCCTAAATACAGCCCAAGATTTATCAAATTGACTAGTAATAAATTTTCCAAAATTTCATTCAGTATTACTATTTCCCAAAATCTGATGGCAAGTAGTTTATTGCATTACAGGTAGCATATATTTTCCTACGTGGTGCTTCCCTCCTGACTTTTATGTCATGTTTGAAAAAAATATTATGTGAGGTCTTTAGCAATACAATTGTTCTTCTGCTAGAAATTGCTTTCAAGTATATCTTATGGGCATGACTAATTTTTAGACGAGCTTAATTCCCAGTCAAGTGATGTCATCCAATAATTTAGTAGCGCGTGAACCATTTACTCACTTGTGATATAAAAATCTGAATTACAACCTAACTGTTAACTAGAAAAGTCTTAGTTGCAACTCAACTTGCAACTAGAAAATCTCAATTGGGAATAAAAAAATCTGAGTTGCAACCTCATTTGCAAATGAAAATCTTAGTTTCAACTCCACTTGCAATTCATGATTCGCATGAATCGCGATGCACATCTACTAGTTGTGAACTTCACTGATCAGTAAGCTAGTTCCGAGTTAGCTGAAATTAGCAATTCCGGTATTTTATAAAAAAAAGCTGAGTTGTAACCCCATTTACAAATAAAAATCTTAGTTTCATCTCCACTTGCAACTCATGATGCGCATGAATTGTGATGGACATCTATTAGTTGCGAACTTCACTAATCAATAAGCTAGTTCCGAGTTAGCTGAAAATTAGCAATTATTGTATTTCATAGAATATTTTATTGACTTGAGATTTTGAAAAATATTCTTTGTttatgtgtgtttgtgtgtgtgtgtgaatgaAACAAGTTTTGATGCAACTGATCATGTAGAATGCATGACATTACATTcctgttcttttcctttttatatttcttcgATATATGAACGGCAACACTACATGTGGTGAACGGCGCTTAGCTAAGGAATTACATGCTGGGCTTAATGCTAAAAACACCTTATGATGATTGTAACAATATATGTTTTACGTTGAAAATGTAAATATTGTTCTCTAAATATTATCAAAGCTTACAAAGTTTGATTTCCATTATACTCGGAACgcaaactgatttttttttttcggAGGAACGCAAACTGATTTACAAAGTTTACAGAGGGAATGCCACTCTGCACGTCTGTAAGCAAACTGCGTAGTGTTAGAATGAAGTAGTGTTACCGAGTAACTACTCCGCCCAGTTGTGTAAAGAAGAATACAGCAGTCGGTACTTGCATATATACGTGCGACGTCGTCGGCTAGCTAGCTAGTTGGACCCAGGCGCTCCACCGACGGGGCGAGCGATGACGACGACCCTGCTTGACGTTCCTCTGCCGCCACAAAGGAAACCAACGATCGCATCGGACTGCCGGACGGCCAAGTTTAAGAGCGCGCCGAGCAGCATGCCGGCGACGGGGGCGACGACGTAGATCCAGATGTGGGTGTACCTCCCGAAGACGATCGCCGGGCCCAGGCTCCTCACCGGGTTCATCGACCCTCCCGACACCGGCCCGATCACCAGCCCCAGCGTCCCCACCGCCGCTCCAATGGCCATCCCTCCCACCGCCTTGCTCTGCATGCAAATAGAATCGATCATGATTCATGAACAACATATCTACGACGGTTCTGTTAGTTGGTGATCCTAGGTACGCACGGCGGAGCTTCTGGCGACGGTGGCGATGACGATCATGAGCACGGCGGAGGCGAGGAGCTCCAGGAGGAACGGCAGCCGCACGCCGGCGCCCGGCGGCCTGGGCACGGTGCCGTAGAAGTGCTCCTCGCTCGTCCGCATGACGCCGTTCACGGAGAGGCAGGCGAGCACGGAGGCGCCGAGCTGAGCCGCGGCGTAGAGCGGGAGCTTGCGCCAGGGGAAGTAGCGGAAGGCGGCGAAGGTGACGGTGACGGCTGGGTTGAGGTGCGCCGGGCCCATCCAGCCCAGCACGAAGGCGACGGTGAGGCCGACGACGAGGCACACCGTCGGGAACGAGAGCGCGTGGCGCGTCTCCTGCATCACCGCCGCCGTGCACGACCAGAACACCACCAGGAACGTCGCCACGCCCTCCAGCACCAGCTTCAGTCACACGATCGATCGAATCGATCACAAGTTAACTAAAGCATGTCACTTGACAGTGTCAGTTCTTAGCTCGTTTCTCTGTACCTCCCGTATGAGATTGCCAATGGCGAGACGGTTGGTGCCATGGACGGCGGACGGCGGCAACTCCACGCCACGACGAGCCTGCTCAAGGTCCtgcccgttcgccgcggcgacgcGCTCGCCGTCGGTCATCTTGTCAAGATCCATGGTGGTGGACTTCACCGTTCCCTCGTGTGCTCCATTGCTCCCGCCAATATAAACGTCTCGGCCACCCACCGTGCATATGTAACGGGCTGGAGCAGATCAACCCGCGGTGGCTGGAGCACACGCTCTTGGCGTCTCAGAAACTCAAGGGTAAAACGGGCGAATTGCCGCTGCTAGTTCTGCTGCTTGCTGTTATGGGACAGTGTGCACGTACTACGTACCGGATCAACTGAATTAACCATACTGCTGTTGCACTCGCTTTGTGTGCTGCTGCTTCTGGCCGGATAAAGATCTCATCGTTCCTCCATCATGTATTATCTTAAAATCACAAACTAAAAAAACTGAGACGAAATGAAGAAAACCAAACGTCCCTCCTCTAGAATTTTATATGTTACTGATAGTACAAACTGTCTACAAAGCTTTATATTTTCTAAGTACATTAAACTGTTCTATAGTGGAAAAAAAATCAAGTGAAGCCAAACTTCGACGCTGCATAATCATTGACCACCCAAAGTGAATCATGTGTTTTCCCAGGAATAAGACACACACGCCTAAGGTATGCACCTCCTCCCACTTGTACCCATGTGTAGCGTCAGTGGTGACAATAAGTTTGAACACCAGGAAGGCTAGTGCTTTTGCATCCACCgggtcatcaccgccatcaccgccatcaccaccataGCCTGTAACCATAACATGTCGGTGCCATTGATAAAGAAACAAATGTTGATTTTAGGATTGTCGTGCCAATGGACATTCCACAGGTTTGCGTAGGTGACCACCGGCGCCCGATCTTTGCTAATGGTGATGTAACAAATGATTAGTTTCTCGGCACCTCTTGTTAGGGCATAAATCTCCCTGGTAGAATAAAATGTAAGTTGATCTTCATCTTACCCCTTGTATGGTCTACCCACCTTTCGGACAGCCAACCCTACACAGCGCCACATCACCCTGCTCGTATATCAAGGAGGAGAGGATGCATGCGCTCGAGGTGGAGGCCCCAGAGAAGATTATATTTCAAATAAATTATGCCCCTTTGTGGCCTTGCCGTGATTTATTTAGCTGCTTGCTCGAGAGCGCCACCCAACGATATAGAAAAGATTCAGGATCACTAACTTGCCCATCAAGGCGGAGAGGATGCATGCGCTCGAGGTGGagccaacgcgtgcgtcgcgtgtgacttagactttggtAATATATTTTTGTTGATTGTTGCAAACTTGTGAATTTGTAATTTTAGTAGAAATGGAAATAGAATGTGGTAATAGAATCTGCatgaaatagaaaaggaaatcaAATTTAATTTGTTAATTGCCGCACGCTTGTGAATTTGTGCTTGTTTAAGAATAGTAATTGACTCTGCTAAAGTTTGTTCAGTATATATGTACACTAGGCCACGTTGTGACCCCGTCCTGGAGGTCGTCATCCAGGATCCACCACTGCATGACTACTTCTCTACGGCTGCTAGCCTCGACACTTTGTTATTCGAGTAGTTACTCTATAGCTGAGCGTAATGGTctttcactcgaactaatcgtaaaAGAGAGCTAAACACTATGAAAGGATGCAAAGCAAAAACACCAAAGGttgtcaaatccttcacactgaaATCCCATCAAAGAAACAAGTGCTAGGGAGAAATTTTAGAAGAAAAACAAAGGTGAAAATCAAGAAATGAATCCAAAATCTAGATATAATGGATTCCCCTCATATATAGGAGGAATTTAatgggtggggattgtagatctagatagaTCCCATCTTCCAGAATCCTCAAGAAGATGCAATAATCATAGGAGAGAAGGGAGAtgaaggaagtttttaagggtcaacGATGGAATATGAGAGAGAGCAAATAGAATGGTTGACCTTAATTTCTCAAGGAGAAAGAAGGGATATTTATAGTCCAATGAATAAAACTAGGCGGCTGGGGAAATTCATGTGATCCAAACGGGAGGCAATTTCAGCGGAGCCTGTCCTCCCGCCGGAATGATCCGGCGAGCAAACTCGGGACTGAAACCCTTGCCGGTTTTCTACATCGCACAAGGCTAGGCCCGGCCGAGATCGGCGGGCCGATTTTCTCACCTGTTTCAACCGGTGCGCTGGAACGATTCCAGCTCGCCGGAATTTCTCTCTGATAAGCCTCTCGGCACATACGAGAGCAATCCGGCAATGTTGTTTTCTCGAAATAACTAAACTTTTAGTAAGAACTAAGGTGAAAGAGTTGATCTGTAAGAAAAGGAGAACGGGTCTACAACAATCAAACAAGAGAGACTATTCCGCTACATACCCCACGGGCGGAGGCGGGTGGCCCATCAACCCTAGCACCGCCAGACTTGCTCACTCCCTCTCCTGCCACTGTTGACCGAATTCCTCCTGCTCGCGAGGCGTGCAACGCGGGGTGCTCCCGTGCTAGCGGCGGTTCATCTCGGATGGTGGCGGCTTGGCGGTGACTAGACGGTGGCAACAGGGTGGCACGGTCGGGGTGATGCGGGGCGGCGCATGATGGCTGGTGGCAGCGGGACAGCCCTAACCGTGTCCCTTTGGCCCAGATATGGGCCCCTTTGGGCCCAATCTAGGTTGGGGGCGCCGGGAACTCTCCTTTTTCTATTTGCTCTGCAGCCGAAGGTGAAGTGGCTACTAATGGGGTTTGCATCTCTGGCGGCCGGTCTGTTGCAGTGTGGTTGCGGTCTTTACGGACCCGATCTTTGTCTGGCCGAACTCTCTTGGGACTAGATTGACCCCACGGAGGCCTTACTAGTCTACCGGGCTCGGCTGTACCTAACTTAGTCTGGTGTTACGGCCGCGGCGTTTGGTCGACAACCTCCTCGGCGGTGAATGTAGTTCCCTCCTACGTGGCCATGGTCCCACTTGCCCCGATTCGAGCTACTTTCCGCCTCTTCCTTGTAGGCCTCATGAAACTATCCACGGTAAGACGATGATGGAATATTTTTGACCGTAGTTGTGCATGTTTGTGGGCGGCGAGTTTGGTGGTGGCGAGGCCGTGTTCTAGCCGGGTATGATCGCCTGGGGGTGGTGGATAGGGTTtttcgggagaaatccttgtctgCTCGCCTAACACCAAAACAGTGCCGCCCGCGCGCGGGTGGCACCATTCCTTCTTGGAGCACATCATGGCTACCCTTCTTCCACTTCCCTCTGTGTGCCGACCGAAACCCTAGGACTATTTGATTTGGGCAGGAGCGGTcgctttccttcttgaaggtgctgcttgGTACGTGACGTTCCGGTGCTTGGGGCATGGTGGTACTTCTCCGTAGGGCGCAACGGTTGTGCATCTCTTTCATTTAATCTATTAGCTTATGTctccatttttttcttcttttctttggtTGGGTGTGTGCTTGCTGCTGCCAAGTATTGTCATTATTTCTAAGAATTTGTGGTTGTATCGTGTGGttactatattaatatagcagaaTCAAAGGATGTTTCGAGGAGAGAGACCCGTGGTGCCAACTTACATGAGGGATTGCATTTCTCCACTCACCTCTGCATCTACATCAGAACACATAAACGAGGCGAGATTTCACGTTTCTAAATAATTTACAGCGGTCTGAGCCTTATCTAATACCGTGAGTTAATCAACTATCGGCTGGTGATCAATCGTGTTTGTTTGTGTGAAGCTGGTGCTGGAGGGCGTGGCGACGTTCCCGGTGGCGGGGTGAATCTGGTGCTGGAGAGCGTGGCAATGTTCCTTGCACGAGAAGCTAGGGTGCAGGCGCACGGTTGTCGTTCCCTTTCCTACTGGAGCTCCTCGCATCCGCCGTCCTCAGGATCGCCACCGCCAATCCATTCCATTGCGTACAGAGCAAGGCGGTGGGAGGGATGACCATCGGAGCCGTAGTGGGGACGCTGGCGGTACCGGTGGTGGACAGGCTGGAGTCGGGAAAGGATGCATCCACTCCTGGTGGCAAGGAAGCACCACCTTTTGTTCATAGTTAATTAACTAATCGGCTTGTAATCTATCATGTTCGTGTGCGTGAAGCTGGTGTGCCGATGTTCCTAGTGGCGGGTGAATGTGGTGCTGGAGGGCGTGGAGACGTTCTTGGTGGCAGGGTGAATCTAGTGTTGGAGGGTGTGGCAACGTTCCTTGCGCGTGAATCTGGTGCTGGGGTGCCGGCGCACGGTTGCCATTCCCTTTCCTCCTAGAGCTCCTCGTATCCGCCGTCCTCATGATCGCCCTCGCCAAGCCATTCCATTGCATGCAGAGCAAGGCGGTGAGAGGGATGGCCATCAGAGCCGCGGTGGTGACACTGGGGTTGGTGATCGGGCTGGAGTCGGGAGGGCCGATGGACACGATGAGGAGCCTGAGCCCAGCGATTGTGTTCGTACATGATTTATATGCATCAAAACTTGTTTGATTGCAACACAAGAAAATTAATGTTTCTTATAATCTCGAGTTCAATAAAAGCTATTGAATATACTCCAAAGAAATTTCTAGCAAGAAGAGCAATGCCTTTCCTGAACGCACAGTAAGACTTCTACGTGTAAACCTTGTGAATCATTCCCGCAAATGAAAATGCCTTTTGAATCAAACATGACCTATCTAGATGTAAACCTTTCGAATCATCCCTGCAAATAAAACCTTTTTGAATCATGTAAACCTTTTGAATCATCCCGTAAACAAAATCGTTTGAATCAAACATGACCTAGAAGTCATGAGGGAAGCACCACATTGGACAATTTTTTTTATTCGTGATGTATCCTACCGAGGGAATTTGCTCTTTGCATTCGCCATTGCCTTCCGATTTCGTGTCTTTCCTGCAGTAGATATAGTCACCATTTTCCGAGCTCGCAAAGTACTGGGTTTCCCAGAGCTCTAGTTGCTCATTACTCATCGTATAGCTATACTTTGAGTAGTAGATGTGGTTTTTCTTTACAATGCCGCGCCCGCCAGTTTGTACATGCACCATCCGGAAGGAGCATGTTTGCCCCAAGAACAACGCGAAATCACCCAAGGTACGCACTTCCTTCTGTTCATAGTGGTGTGCATCTTTGGCCGCAAGTTCAAAGACCTTGAAGAAAGGCTTGCGGTTTCGCGTCCATGGGGTCATCACCGCCATCGCCAACTTACCATGTAATCCGAAGATGTAGGTGGTGAACTTCTTTGTGCTATTAGGACTGCCATGCCATTGGATGTCGAATAGGTGGGCGGTGGTGGGCGACCCATCTTTGTTAACGCCGATGTCAAACTTGAACAGTTTATCGCTGCGCCGCGTCAGGCCATAGAGGGCCCCGCGGTGGAATACAACATCCCTGAACTCCTCGGTGCCGCATCCAAGGATCGTCCACCCTTCATCTGGACAGCCAATCCTGCACAGTGCCACCTTGCCTTGGTCGGTGGTCAAGGCGGCAAGGACGCAGCCGCTCGAGGTGGGGATCTCGGAGAAGATTATTTTCCGGATCAACTTCTGTTTTCCACGGTAGCCTTGCCATGCCATGCTCTTCTGCTTCCCGGAGAGTGCAACCTCGACACCGGAGAAGAGGTTGACGATCGTTAATGTCGCCGTGGCCCATATGTTCATGGCGGCAATCCATCCGCCGTCATAGGTTCCGCAGAAGCGCGTGTTGCGCAGCTTGCTCGGGACCGAAAGGCGGAGAACCTTGCCTTCCTCGGGGCAGTAGAGTTGCTTTCTCTGTCTGTAGAGTTCCCCGTACTTTCTCTCGCCCCAGACGTGGAGTGAGAGGACCAGCAGCGGGAGCGTCGGCGTCGCCAGGTGCCGAGACGCGGCGGCGCGCCACGATCTGCAGACTGCGGCGAAGCGGATGCGGCCGCGGTGGGAAGCGACTCGCGAGCGGATCATGCCCAGCAGGTCGTCCAGGAGGTTGGACCAGTCCACCTTCGTCGAcgaggtgtcggcggcggccatcTGTGCGTGTCGATGTTCAGTGCAGATCGATAACTTGCTACGAACACAACGCCGAACGATATATTGCTACAACCACGAGTTTAACGTCACGAACTTGATCGTAGTTGAAGTCCAATGCTAGAAGGACTCCGCCGTGTCGGGCTGAATCTCCTAGAAAATCAAACAATTACGGAACCCTACTCCTATTATAGAGTCACTAGTCATTAACCCGTGCACCTGCACGACGCTAGGATTTTATTAGATAGATTTATCGAATAAGAAATTTCTACGGTCATACATATATCCGATGTAGTATATAGTCAATGGTggattttttatatttcttttttttttgcaaaaagttcCATTTAGGTGGAGATTGTAATACATGAGTGTAACAATATGTAGGTTTTTACGTTAACAATATGATAAGAAGTTAAACTAATTCCAGCTCAAAAACCTTTGAAAATGGTCATTAAAAAGTTCTTGCTAAGAGTGTGCATGATATATCCCGTGTAAGATATACAGATCGAGTGAAAATGTAAACACCAATATCGTTTTTTCACGCTCCCAGTCTTGTTTTACAATTGAAAGTAAACTGCTATTCAGCCATAAATTAGCAAACGAACGTCAAGAAATAATTTACTATATATAAGTATAGGAGAATCGTGAGTACCATAGATGTTTTAACATAAGAATTAACAATTAGAAAAATGCAGATAGTACAGCCTGCGCATCACC contains:
- the LOC124695170 gene encoding aquaporin NIP4-1-like: MDLDKMTDGERVAAANGQDLEQARRGVELPPSAVHGTNRLAIGNLIRELVLEGVATFLVVFWSCTAAVMQETRHALSFPTVCLVVGLTVAFVLGWMGPAHLNPAVTVTFAAFRYFPWRKLPLYAAAQLGASVLACLSVNGVMRTSEEHFYGTVPRPPGAGVRLPFLLELLASAVLMIVIATVARSSASKAVGGMAIGAAVGTLGLVIGPVSGGSMNPVRSLGPAIVFGRYTHIWIYVVAPVAGMLLGALLNLAVRQSDAIVGFLCGGRGTSSRVVVIARPVGGAPGSN